One genomic segment of Misgurnus anguillicaudatus chromosome 23, ASM2758022v2, whole genome shotgun sequence includes these proteins:
- the LOC141359455 gene encoding uncharacterized protein, which yields MEVKEEAQELNEVEKRQPEPNDVIAEEKSHFNQHGKSSPSPKGQHSDDMNNKERRHTCQECGKSLKYAKNFYMHLRTHTGEMSFKCPHCTKSFTHVSNYKRHVKTHTKEKPYTCLQCGKSFTRKESLKLHLRSHTGEKPYTCPQCEKSFAEKALLKNHITIHTGDRPFICPQCGKGFLRKLILENHLRTHTGEKPFICPQCGKSFKNKSHLKCHITVHTGVKPFTCPQCDKRFTEKGLLKSHITMHTGDRPFTCSQCGKGFLRKLGLENHLRTHTGEKPFTCTLCEKSFKTASYFKIHQQTHCEENSFNCDECGKTFGSAFFLKRHQKYHVSEKSYTCSVCEKSFALNVYLKKHQRIHADEKTHVCAECGKSFLTTETLRKHQRIHTRDKPMK from the coding sequence ATGGAAGTAAAAGAGGAAGCTCAGGAACTGAATGAAGTGGAGAAGAGACAACCAGAACCTAATGATGTCATCGCTGAAGAAAAATCTCACTTTAATCAACATGGAAAGAGTTCACCTTCACCAAAAGGACAACATAGTGATGACATGAACAATAAAGAGAGACGTCACACGTGCCAGGAGTGCGGTAAAAGTTTGAAATACGCTAAAAACTTTTATATGCATTTGAGAACTCACACAGGAGAGATGTCGTTCAAATGCCCACATTGTACAAAGAGTTTTACACACGTGAGTAACTATAAGAGACACGTGAAAACCCACACGAAAGAGAAACCATACACCTGTCTTCagtgtgggaagagttttacaCGAAAAGAGTCACTAAAGCTGCATTTGAGAtctcacaccggagagaaaccttacacctGTCCTCAGTGTGAAAAGAGCTTTGCAGAGAAAGCGCTTCTTAAAAATCACATAACAATTCACACTGGTGACAGACCTTTCATTTGTCCTCAGTGTGGAAAAGGTTTTTTACGAAAATTAATTCTGGAAAATCACTTGAGAACCCATACTGGTGAGAAACCTTTCATCTGtcctcaatgtggaaagagttttaaaaataaatctcaTCTAAAGTGTCACATAACAGTTCACACAGGCGTGAAGCCCTTCACCTGTCCTCAGTGTGATAAACGTTTTACAGAGAAAGGGCTTCTTAAAAGTCACATAACAATGCACACCGGTGACAGACCTTTCACTTGTTCTCAGTGTGGAAAAGGTTTTCTACGAAAATTAGGTCTGGAAAATCACTTGAGGactcatactggagagaaaccttttaCGTGTACTTTATGCGAAAAGAGTTTCAAAACCGCATCATATTTTAAAATCCATCAGCAGACTCATTGTGAAGAAAACTCATTCAACTGTGACGAGTGTGGGAAAACATTCGGCTCAGCATTTTTCTTAAAACGACACCAGAAATATCATGTCAGTGAAAAGTCTTACACGTGTTCTGTTTGTGAAAAGAGTTTTGCACTGAATGTATATTTGAAAAAACATCAGAGAATACATGCTGATGAGAAAACTCATGTTTGCGCTGAGTGTGGGAAAAGTTTTTTGACTACTGAAACCTTGAGAAAGCACCAAAGAATTCATACTAGAGACAAACCAATGAAATGA